The window CATTCTAAGATTGAAACTTTTGTTTTTAACATTTGAACTGGTATTGTGTTAATAAAAGAAGTTGGCATGAGTGGCCATGAGTGTTCTGCATATAATTCCCTTGAAATTCTTCTCAAAATTTTGATTATTAAATGTGTACAATGATTTCGCTCATGTCATTCAAATGAATCCAGATTCGTCCAGTAATGTCTGCATTGAAGATTGTTACATCAGCACCGGTGATGATCTTATTGTCATCAAGAGTGGATGGGATGAGTATGGCATTTCTTATGCTCATCCAAGCTCCAACATCAGCATCCGACGCATCGTAGGAGAAGCCAAATCAGGTGCAGGCATTGCCTTTGGGAGTGAGATGTCTGGTGGCATATCGGATGTGGAGGCAGAGGACATATCTCTGTTTAATTCATTGTATGGCATCAGAATAAAGACATCTCCAGGACGTGGTGGGTATGTTCAGTACATCCACATCTCCAATGTTGTTCTGAACAATGTCAACATAGCCATTGGTATAACTGGACAATATGGTGAGCACCCAGATGAGAATTTTGATCCAAATGCACTTCCCATTATAAACATGATCACCCTGGAAGACATTAAGGGAACAAATATCAAACATGCTGGCACATTAGAAGGTATTCAAGGTGATAACTTCAGCAGTATTTGCTTGTTCAATGTCCACCTCAATGTGACCTCAAGTTCTCCATGGCAATGCTCATATATCCAAGGCTCTTCTAACTTGGTCTCTCCAGAATCATGTGAGCCACTCAGAAACCCATACCAAACCTCAGTTTGCTACACAGCTAACCATGTAAGAACTCAAAATCTGGTGCAAGCTGCTTGAGTAGCCTGTTCAGAGTTTTGGCATCATCCTAATCCGAGTCTGCAACTGCACACAAAAAAATAATTCATATCAAAGAATGTCCAATTGTCTACAGAATCTGgtacatgctttttttttttaattttgtttatgtATCGACATATTGCTTTGACTTCCAGTTGAAACTGGTAATGCTTTGTTATCATAACAAGTTCGATATGGCTTGAGAGTATGCTGCAACTGACTTCAGTGCATCCTCACAATAGAATACAGTGACTGTGAGATGTTAAATGGCCTTTTCTGTCTTGTGTTTGCTTATGTTTTCCTGTTTTTGTCAGTAAAAACTAAAAAAATGAGGCTTGAGACATATTTATTATTATCAAGCTTTATTTAAGGTTTCCTCAAGAAACATTTCCCCGAGTTGCCTGTGAGGCTATATGTGCTTTTTGCAAGACATAACCTCTTGATTTCAATTTTCAAACAAACATGTTTTGAGACTAACTAATAAAGTTGTTTCTTATTATACAAACATACAAATAAAGTGAGGCTCAGGCACACTTTTACTACTGGTACTCATAACCTCCTCAACAATGACTAAAGAGCTGCTATTTAAAGCTTAAGAAATCATATTTGCTTTCTGATTTCTAAACAAGTCGAATCACAACCAAAGAGCATCTTAGAACTGCAAGTATTTTATCAGCCAGATTCACCCCAAATTTCTGTAATATAAAAGTAAATGCATCATTAAGAAAAGCAGTTGATCTTATCATTAGATCCAGAAACAAACAAGACAGTTTGCCTTAGGGTAGCCTCAAATCTGCTAATAGTGTGATGTTGCCTGTCAGATAATAGTTATAACTTATAACACCATATGTCAGACAGATTCGAGGTCAGATAGAAGAGAAGGAAATGTAGATGGGGAACTTGTTTGTGATTTGTTTCAGCTTAGATTTTTTCTTCCATTTCCTCTGTGGAGGGCAATGACACGAGATGTTCCATGGATTACTGAAGATCCGGGAAGCAGTAGCAGATGGGAATTGGGTGGTCAATTTTCAGTTTCTCTAATTCATTATACTCTTGCATTTGTTGTCTCAATGGCCAGCCTATTATCTTTCCTGTTATTAAACTAATTCTTTTTTGCACTATATGTAGTTTAATAAAATTCTGAAACTGTTCTCTTGCACCATATGTTGTGGATATGGAATAACTTCTGTCAACTGCTGTCATGCTCACAGCACATTGAACTGTTGAGTTAGACATACAAGAAGGTACCTTAGGATTTTTCCTATAGCATTCGCTTCTTGTATCAATTCTCAAGAAATTTTCCCTCATAATAGAAAGTCGTGTACATGAAACACTCAAAGAAGTTTGATCTAGTCCAAACAGTCAGTTTAAGATTCTTTCTTGTGACTTCACAAAagcatcattttttattcataaaaGTGGCATTGCTAGGATTCTTTTAGACCATCCAGTATCATCTGTTGGTAAAGATCAGTTATTTGCTGTCAGAATTCTTTGAAAACTAGCTACTTAGCTGTTGAGTATTCATAAATGATTCTAGTAATTACAGGAGATTATCAATGTTTGGTCAAATTCTTCACTTGAACATATTTTTAGATTCTGTCACCAGAATCAGGTTAACTTCATATAAATTTCATGCAATAAAGTGAAGAATAAAACAAATTTATTATTGCCTGCAAGAAAGAGCCATACATTGCATTACTAAGAAAAGGAACTTCTTGATGGATTTATAAGCATCAATATCATAAAACAAAAACACCACAAGAACACCATTAAAAAAATGAATAATAAGTAACAATTAGATGAAACCTTATATATATTATTCTGCTAGTCAAGCTAAGAACTAGAAAGCAAGCATATCCTTCCTTCCAGGTATCCTGCCAAAAGATTTCATACAACAGAAGAGGAAGGATCCCAAGCACATGACTATGACCTTTATGTACATGATCAGCAGCCACAGAGATCACACACAAATTTGTCTCATTCTAGATCATTTGATTTCTTGTTTGCTTTTTGCCGACATATTTTTTGAACTTGGTGATTTTCCCATCATTATCTTCTTTGCTTTAATGAGTGACTGCTTGAGCTTTGATATTATGTTATTTGAATGTCGTTGGGAGGGCTTAGCTGGGATGTCCTGTTTAGGAGCCTCTCCTTCTACCTTCATAACATCAGCACATTTCGGAGTCATAATTAAGTTTTCATCTTTAGGATTCTCTGTTCCTTCTTCATCTTGAGCACCTTCTTTATCCTTCTCAGCATCCATAGTTCTAGTAGCACCTAATGCAGCAACCACATTTGTCTCTTTGTCAAGATCTCTGACAGTCTCAGCATAATTTTCCTTGCTTGTAATGCTCTCATCCTTGCTTTCCTTGACAATTGAACATTCATAATCTTTTGCCTCTTTACCCTTCTCCTGAGTCACTTCATGACCTTCAGATGTTTTATCTTGCACAGGAAAGACATTTGAAGCATCACTATTAATACCAGCATAATTGGTGATCTCACCTAAAGTTATCTTATTTCTTGCAGAGTTTTTACACTTTTCTTTGACCATTTCATTACCTGTGGAAGATTTATCAAGCTCTGACGAGACTCCAGCCATTCCAAAAGCTTCGATCAAAGACGTCTTTTCGCTTTCCAGGTTCTCAACCTTGCTCTCCCCTACTACTTCAGCAACAACAGAGTAGCTCTCTAACTCTGTTGAGTTTTTCAGATTATCTTCTTTTGTTCCATCTACTATTTCAGTAACTTCTAAATTTCTCTTTCCATCCAATGCTGCATCAGCTGTTTCAATACCACAATCGAGATTTTTTGAAGTCTCCAATAAAGTCGCTCTATCATCTTTTAAGCTCTTATCCtcaatgtccttgacctttgctaCAACTTGTGAAGGATCATTCTTCTCTTGGACCATGTAAGCTTCTTCAGGGCCTTTCACTTCCTTGAAGTGTATTTCAGAAATTTCACCAGGAGCATCAACACCGTTTGGGTTATCTGTGGAAGTATTGCttccaaaaatatcatctttcttgTCCTCAAACTTTTGAGTGCTCACATTAGCCTTTTCTCCTTCTAATGGAACTTCGGCAGTTAAACTAGCAGAATCAACTTTGTTTGTTTCAGTCATTGATTGTTCCTCAACTTCTGTCAACTTGTCTTTCTTCTCATATATGACTTCAGCTTTTGGTTGTGTGATCTCATCGGCAATTTGAATAGCTGAAGTGAGATTTGTTGACTGGGTAATATTTGCAGTAGCATGAGGTTTAGGCATGCCAAAGTCAGTTGCATCTTCTTTCACTGGATTTATTATAGCCACCACATCAGCCTCACTTAAATTATTTAAATCGTTATCCTCTTCTATTGCAACTGTTACCATATCATTTTCTTCCTTTACTGCAACTTGCACAGTGTCACTAGTAGCATCCACTTCATTTGCCTGGTTCATTTTTCGTTCTTCGACTTTTGGTTCTTTAATTTCTGTTACTGCTTCTTGCTTGACATCTATGGTTTTAGCTTCAATCTCTCTACTTTCTTCAGTAGTTATAATAGTTGAACTAGTGCTACTAGATTCTGTTGGATGAACAACAGCAGGAACTACCAGCACATCAGAATCATCTGCAACTTCTTCCACTGGATCATTCTTCTCTTCTACCATGGCAACATCTTCAGGGTCTTTCACTTCCTCAAAAGGGGTTTCAAGAATTTCACCAGTCACATCGACACCATTTGGTAGCTCTATGGAAGTCTTGTCTTCTAAACAATCATCCTTTTTATCCCCAATTATCTCAATGCTCACATCTGCAGTCAAACCAGCAGGGTCAACTTTGCTTGTTTCAGCGATCGACTGTTCTTCATTTTCTATCAACTTGTCTTGTGTGACCTCATCAAAAGCTTGAATAGATGAAGTGCCATTTGTTGACAGAGGGGTATTTGCAGTAGCAAGAGGTTCCATATGAGCCTCAGTCAAATTGTGCAAACTGCTATCCTTATCCTCAACCATCTCAGCTGTTACAGTATCCTTGTCTTCCTTTACTGCAACCTCCACAGTTTCACTGGTAGCATCAACTTCATTTGCCTGATTCATTGCTTGTTCTTCAACTTCAGGTTCGTCAATTTCAGTAAATGCTTCTTGCTTGCCATCTACGATTTTAGCTTCTAGCCCTTGAGTTTCCTCAATAGTTTTAATAGCTGAAGTAGTATTACTGGACTCAATTGGATCAACAAAAGTGGCAACTTTAGACACTTCAGAGTCAGCTACAACTTCTTTCACTGGATATGTAGCCTCCAATGGAATCTCATTCTTATTTTCCAAACTGTCATCCTTGTCCTTGACCATTTCAAGACTTACAACACTGCTGTCTTCCTTGGTTGAGACATCAACAGTCTCACTAGAAGAACTAGCTCCATTTACCTGATCCATTACTGGTTCTTCAACATCTCTAAATTCTTGTTTGTCATCTGTGATTCCAACTTCTGGCTTTACAGTCTCTTCAGCTCTTCCAACAGCTGAAGTAGCAGCAGCAATCTCAATCAGGTTTATGACATCAGGAACTTCAGAAAAACCAGCAACAACTGCAACTTCTTTCACTCCGTCTTCGATTGTTCTGCTCTCTGTTCGTTCTTCCATGGTGTCCTTCATGATCTCTCCAGCTCCATCAGATGATTCAAGAAAATCTGGAACCATTTCTATGCTTTCTGATGCAAAATTCTCAACTTTCATGTCATCTTCTGAGCTGTttgagttgcttatcttttgctCTGAAGAATCACCAGTGACATGAGCATCAACCAAGAATTCTTCAAATTGGGAATCCTCCCCACTTTCTTTGGGTGCAGACTCCGCGGTAGTGCATGACAAAACTGGCTCTTCCTTTTTGTCCTCTGTTTCTGAGATTGGAACTTTGGAGATATCTGAAGCCACTTGACCTTTGACACCTTCAGATTCTTGTTGTTCAACCAAAATCTCACCTGCATTCCCTTCTCCATCTTCTACTGGTCCTGGTGACAGTTCTTGCGTGTCAGATTCATATTGTTTCTTTGATTCATCTTCTCTTTTCTCTGAAGAAACTGAAATGCCAGCTTTTTGTTGAGGATCTGCTTCATCTTCCACAACCTGAGCAGACAAAGCCACTGAATCTGACATCTCATTGTTACTAGATTCTGTATCCTCTTTCACATCCTCAACAATGGATTCATTCTTTTCTCTGGATTTTTCTTCTGCTTCAGTGGCAACAGCAGCTTCAACATCTGTTGAACACACCATCTTTAGCTTTTCTTCCTCATCCATCTTTTTAGGTTCTTTTGGATGGGAATTAGTCTCTCCATTCATGTCTATCTCCTCGTTGATAACTCTTTTCTCCTCAACAATCTGCAGATTTTTTTAATAGTCGGATGtaaattgaaaaaagaaaaaaaaatatttgcatgAAATTCCTGCATGCCTCAACTGCAATCAATATACAAATGCTAACAGGCATTTAATCAACATTTtaagaatattaaaatattttgtctTGAAATTCCAAAGGAGCCGAGACACATGATATTATAATATCATGCCAAAGCATTTCAATGTttcttctagtgattttgaaataagaaagattttgtGGTGCTTGGATGTTAAAAAAAGaatgttttttttaatattaagcaGGTTTCTTACATACAGctaaacattttattttattttattttttgcatgaagaagaggagaaattgaagttcaaataaaaaaaatttgaagtcTGCCAAAACATTGCTTCCTTTTCTTGAAGTTATTGAAGTAGAAACCTGAGTTAGTGTAAAACCTTCTAATTATAATAATTTCAGAAGCAACTCaaacatttcaaaaaaaaaaaagaaaaaaatccagAAACAATGTCACCCACATATTCCAAGTTCTTCAATGTAATTTGTGTGTgtgagtgagtgagagagagagagagagagagagagagagatcaaaccAATTCTAAGTGGATCATATAAGCAATTATCAGTATTATTCCTCAAATAAGGAAAATTAATGCAGTGTTCAGAAATAAAAACCATACTACTTACTCCACTAAACAACAGAATGAAGAACATAAAAGTGGATCATCAGATAGAATGGAGATTGGTGATTTTAAGAAATACAGACTGATGAAGCTGCTCCATGTCAAGTGACCAATCTATTGCAACACAAAAAATACTTTATGTTCACATCATGCCACAAAAGTATTTTGACAAAGGACAATTCCTCTTCAATGAAGTGCATCAAGATGAGGTAATAATAGACTCCAGTTGTTGAAGAGAACATTGAAAAGTTAGACACTCCTCATTTACAGGATAGTTAATAAATTGCAATTTCTTATTGAAAGGTATAAAACAGAGAAGGCTCTTCAAAACTTTCTTGAGAGATTGAAAGAAATGATAAATTACTTCATTCAGATTCAGTGGTCATTAAGAAAGCAAAATGAGAACAGCCTGATCTCATGATTGATGAGCACTTAGAGAAATTTAGAAGTTGTGACCAAAAATAGACAAactgtataaaaaaaaaaaattaaacacagAAAATTGAGGTAATGAGAAATCTGATatctgatcaaagctttctcccagCAGCACAACACAAAAAGACTCTTGTCAATAATTATCAGGATGGATGTAGAGGCCAACTATTTCAGGTACCTCATCAGTTGTTTGATCTGTTGGCACAGCCTCAGACTCCATGGATTTGGGCAAGCTCAAGGAATCCTTCAGCttcaggaggaagaggaggagtcaAAGAAGAGGAGAGCAGACAAGAAGAGATACTTCAGATTTGGTACAGTGATGTAAAGAAAGGACCACAAGTTCAATTATGGAGTGAACAGTCCATGAGCTCTACAAAATAAGGCAACAGAAATCCTCCTTAAACCTCTTCTTCAAGAATTTAAATGCCCATTATATAACTGAACAGTCATAATTAATATGAATTCAATTGTACTAATTAGAAATATGAATTCTAGGAATATAATAGATTAAAATGACATGTTTGTTCTTTGTTGATCATATGTCATAAACAGATATATTCCAGAAAAAATGATGTAATTGTCATGGTGATCATAAAGTAGACCAGAGGGAGTGAATCAGGCATCCATGGAGGAAGGAGGACTGAATCATCAGCTGTTAAAGGTATGACAGcacattcttttcttctttttcctgcaGTGGCAGGCTGCAGGAGGGCATGAGGTGATGAGCCCACCAGGCTTTTCCAAGGAGACAGTGTTGCATGGTACTCCTCTGATGATGCTCAGCCAGGTGATGTGGTTTCAGCTTAGATTGCTGTTATGGTCACATAAGATCAATCACTGTCTCTCTTCAGCTACAGTAATCAAGATTTGCTAAGCAGCAGAAGAAGAAACTAATATAATCTTCTGTTATTGGATTGTTAATAAGTTGAAATTGCAGGTTTCCTCACTCCAGATGTGGATATAAATGCAAAACAGAGTATggaaataattaatgaaaaatattattgcaagcaagaaaaaaaaaacactgatAAGAACACAAAACCAAGTTGGAATCTTGTAGATTAAGTGTATTAGAATAttgaaaaattaatattaatgaaAGAGAATTACTTCAAGCAAAAAGGAAAGAGATCACTGATGAGAACACAAAACCAAGTTATAAATAAGCTAAAAATCCATTGGATTAGGTGAAGATTAGAACAAGAGCTGAGTTTTTCCCATGTCAAACACAGCATTttccaaaacaaaaaaaagtgcTATTGATGCATTATGGATGAAATAGCTGTAGCATTAATTTCATGTGTGCTTGCGTTGCGCAAGAAGGGTCATAAACAATCTTTTCTCCCCCTTCTGTTCTTCtgttttctcttcttctccttgttGGATGGCCCAGGAAAAGAAAAGATGCCTCGAAAGATGTGCTGGTGACTGCATGCCACGGTCCCAAAAGATGCAGAAAAGGTGATGAGATGGGGCACGCATCAGCACATGTTCTGCCATGAGCGGGGAGGAGCTACCATCATTTGCCAGCAGTGATCTCTGAACTCCCACCATGGGCTGCTCGATGGGTTCCCTGTTCCCCATGTTGCTTTCCCTCTGGCTGTAGGTGGGTGACGAAGCCCTGCTAATGCCCACATAAAGCTCAGCATTTGGTAGGTTTGGACAGCTGAAAGCCATGCGCTGAGCTGCTCAATGGTGCCCGAGTTGGTCCAGAGTTGCTTTCCACTGCTGCAGTGACATGCCCGGAGTGGGAGACTCGAGTAGATGACAAGTTGTATCATATCAAGATGATAGCTTTGATGGGTGAAGTGTAAGCAGAAAACATACAACCAAACACATTTGACAATGGCAATGCAGTCACAACAGTCCTTCACAATTCTGACAGACTGATTCATTTGTTGGTTGTGAATGAAGCTTCCAAGCTCTCATCTTAATCAATGTGCTTTGTCTCTTGATGATCTAAAGTTCTGACCTTTCTGTTCCTCATCTTCACGTCGCCTAGCAAAAGGAAGTGGAGTTCCTTGATGACTCAAAGTTCTTCTCAGATACTGGGTGGGTGGCAGAAGAAATGCTTGTCGTTCTCATGCATCAGTATCCTAATTGTTTTCCAGCTATGATTGTGGGTGACAGATACCCCTAATTTTGAATATTTGTATCTTCCACTTGTATTTATGATCACCACAAAGATGTGATCAGAGATAGATTGGCAGAAGAAAAGCTTGTCATTCTCATGCATCAGTATCCTAATTGGTTTCCAGCTATGATTGTGGGTGACAGATAACACTAACTTTGCAGATTTGTATCTTCCACTTGTATTTATGATCACCACAAGGATGTGATCAGAGATAGAGTGGAGATTTCTAAGGTGCTCTTTGAATCATACAAGACatcatgatgattttattatgcaGGATTTTTAAGAGGATGATTCACTCAAAGTAAGTCTCTCAAACATCATCTATAAAACTAAGACATTCAGGTGTGACCAACATTATCATTGGACacttaaatatataaatagattTTAAATATCGAACCATAATAAGTTCATATTTATAAAGAATACTAATTTTAAATATTGACCATATTGATCATTATAATAATtctagcaaactttcactgaactTTTTGAATAAACATTATTTCTAATGCTATATTAAGTCTTTCAAAATATTATGctcaagcaaaaaaaaagaaaaagaggcatATATATTGCACTATTATGGAGCAAATATTGAAAGTTTTAAGATCAATCCATATggtctttttttttccttgaagTCTTTTAGTTAAATAGCTAAAAAGCAATCTTTctctatttatcatatttatcgcTAAAAAACCTAATTAAATAAATCACTAATTTTTCATTGTGTTGTCACATAATTAACATGAGTTGATGTCAAATTGGTCCTTAAGATTGATCTATCATGTCTGTCTCTCCTAAATTAATCTTGAATTAAAACCTagatttgcattttttttttaatcttgacaTCCAAATTATCATGAACAAGGTTAATTACATATCAtcttctatattttaaaaaattatatttgaatatatatagTTCTAAAAGTGAAATAAAGAATCTTATTTGCGCTAACGTCGTCAACTGcattgacaaaaaatataacacatgacATTATGTACTAAATTGACATTAAAGtgatgggcaaaaagataattttaatatttatttttatttttaataattttattgattttaaaagataattttaatattttatgtaCTAAAAATAGAAaggatattgaaattatcttattACCCATCACATTCGTGTTAATTCAATATATTATGTCATGTGTTATATTTTTCGTCAATGCAATTGATGACGTTAATGCAAATGAGGTTATTTGTTTTACTTTTAGAACCATAGAAATCTCagaatatttttttaagtataaatttataaatagatTTTAAATATCGAACCATAAGAAGTTCATATTTATAAAGAATATTAATTTGAAAATTTGATCATATTGATCATTATAATAATTCTAGCGGAACTTCTTGGATGGTATGAAATAAACATTAtttataatactatattaagtctttTAAAATATTATGCTCAATAAAAAAAGAGACTTATATATTGCACCATGATGGAGCAAATTTTGAAAGTTTTAAGATCAATCCATatggttttttttctttgaagtctTTTAATTAAATAGCTAAAAAGGCAATCTTTctccatttatcatatttatggctAAATTAcctaattaataaattattaatttttcatTGTGTTGTCACACAATTAGCATGAGTTAATGTCAAATTGGTCCTTAAGATTGATCTATCGTGTCGTCTCCCATAAATTAATCTTAAATTAAAAACTAGATTTGagtcaaaataaaaaaagaaaaagcatgaCATCTAAATTATCATGAAcgaggctaattataaattatcttttatatttgaaaaaaaatattatgattcttaTAGTTTTAAAAGTAAACAAATAACTTTATTTTTGCTAACATCGTTGGTTGCATTGACAGAAGACACAATATATGACATCATATGCTGAATCAATATGAAAGTAAtgggtaaaaatataattttaacatcttttggtttctaataattttactgattaaaagataatttcaacatcccACATGCTAAAtatataaatgatattaaaattacCTTATTGCTTATAATTTTCATGTCAATTCAGCAccacatattatattttttattaatacaaCTAATGAtatttattcaaataaaattatttaatttacttttagaattataaagatttcaaaataaattttttgagtATAAAAATCACAATACTAAGTTATGATTCATTAATGGGCTCAATATGGGCCTAACACAGTGAGGCCCAAATAGGTTCATGATTTTGCTCTACTGACCCGGGCATAAGTCGCTACCAAAGAAAGTGCGCGCcaccgcctcctcttcctccccaaAAACCCATCCAACTCGTTCCAAGtttcttcgtcgtcgtcgtcgtcctccacctcccccccccccccctcccactCCCTTCTATGATTTGCACAGCAATGAAGGGGTTCTCCACGTACAGAATACCTTCACTACTTCACTGCGATTCTGTTTGCGTTCATAAAGAAGGTTACAGTGGAACGACGCTGTCTTGTACGCTTAGTTTCTGAATCTTGACGCTGCATCTTGATCCGAGTTCGGATGAACTGTTCCCCCAAAGTTCTGATTTTTCTTAAGCTTGTGGTAAGTTTGAAGATTTCTATTAAGTTTCTTCTTGTTTTCTTCAGTTGTTGAATGTTCTGTAAATGGGCTGCTGTAGTATATATTTGATGGGCAGTGTGGGTAATGCGATCTGATTATGGAGGTTATGGGTAGGGCTTGGttgattgttgttgttgtggGATTTTTCTTCGTTACCAGTGTTTCAAATTTAACCTACTTTAAATCAATGTTATATTTATGATGGTTTCGACATTGTTCTTTCTTTGTTCTCCGAGCATTCAGCCCTTTCATGAAGGGGTAAAAGCAGACTATTTTCTCAAGAAATCTTAAGTAACTGATGTTCCTAGGTTAGCTTTGAAACACCAAGATGGTGCTTAAAGTTCAGTGTCAGTTTTTTAGAATGTTTGATTGCAGTGATCTCCATGATATGTTTCTAGAGCTAGTACATCGTTTTAAGTCAAAATATAAGAGAGATAATCCGATCCAAATATTTTGATGGACTTACCTGCCATgaacaatgcttccatttgttccATGGTATCTATCTACCTAACCTCATCAAATGTTGAAAGTATAGGTTGCCTGAGACTTTGAAGCCCTCAGCTTGAGAAGCTAGAGGAAGTAAAAGAAGGTCTTTTTATGAATGACAGTCTAGGCAAAGAAATTTGTGGCAGAAACTAAATAAAGAAGTAAAGATTTCAATTTGATCAATGGAAATGTGATGCTTCACAATCAATCTATgtccatggattctatttctatcaACTTTTCACCCTTTTGAAGGCCCCCATCCTAAAATCAGTAGGCATTGGTCGACTAAAAGAATTATGTAGCTAAAGATAGCAACGACATCATTACCTGATGTTTTCTTTCAGAAATGACAAGATGTTTGCCTTGTATGGTTCTTACATACTTTTTGGCTCTGATGTTTTGTTTCAGTTAGGTTCTGATGATACAAACATGCATAAGGGATGCTGGGGATACACGCTGATGGAGACTAAACTGAGTATATTGGCTATGCACCATAAAATTGAATGGTTGAGTTCGTGGTGCGAGGCTCATGTAGACTGAGTTTGACCTAACTTCATCATTCTCTAATGCTGATTTCTAACTATATGCATGCATATACTTGAGGGTTCTTTGGCAAGAAGCAGCTTCATTACTGCTGTTTTGGATCTAATctcatttataattatttatatcatGATCATCATTGTTGATATACAAAATTAttattagtcataggtgctctataAACAAATCACGTAAGTGGTGACAcgcatgatacatattttttttctcattatattatttgacattttatcactttatattgtttgttgcatatATTGTAATGCTCATAGATTTATGCAATgaaaatcagatcatgatgagatcacaataataagactgattcgtctctaaacatatatcctaaataatcccggtcataggttactcgagagggacatcgagataaccagatagactggtgtactgtatacctgtataaatgatggaggcggttggtcttatagttgcttgtgtggggacactagggctacagtgcaggtgcttattggagaattagttcactgattaatctactcatagaatgctggatagttagtgataccttattatcaaataGCGATTTTGGTGAgacttgaaagaaaagaaaggcagaaaagtcccttaagaagggcaagggcaagggcagactggataaagcaaaggttgctaagaaagacccgataaaggacaaaggccaatgcttccactacgacaaaga of the Musa acuminata AAA Group cultivar baxijiao chromosome BXJ3-2, Cavendish_Baxijiao_AAA, whole genome shotgun sequence genome contains:
- the LOC103974760 gene encoding uncharacterized protein LOC103974760 isoform X1, translated to MESEAVPTDQTTDEIVEEKRVINEEIDMNGETNSHPKEPKKMDEEEKLKMVCSTDVEAAVATEAEEKSREKNESIVEDVKEDTESSNNEMSDSVALSAQVVEDEADPQQKAGISVSSEKREDESKKQYESDTQELSPGPVEDGEGNAGEILVEQQESEGVKGQVASDISKVPISETEDKKEEPVLSCTTAESAPKESGEDSQFEEFLVDAHVTGDSSEQKISNSNSSEDDMKVENFASESIEMVPDFLESSDGAGEIMKDTMEERTESRTIEDGVKEVAVVAGFSEVPDVINLIEIAAATSAVGRAEETVKPEVGITDDKQEFRDVEEPVMDQVNGASSSSETVDVSTKEDSSVVSLEMVKDKDDSLENKNEIPLEATYPVKEVVADSEVSKVATFVDPIESSNTTSAIKTIEETQGLEAKIVDGKQEAFTEIDEPEVEEQAMNQANEVDATSETVEVAVKEDKDTVTAEMVEDKDSSLHNLTEAHMEPLATANTPLSTNGTSSIQAFDEVTQDKLIENEEQSIAETSKVDPAGLTADVSIEIIGDKKDDCLEDKTSIELPNGVDVTGEILETPFEEVKDPEDVAMVEEKNDPVEEVADDSDVLVVPAVVHPTESSSTSSTIITTEESREIEAKTIDVKQEAVTEIKEPKVEERKMNQANEVDATSDTVQVAVKEENDMVTVAIEEDNDLNNLSEADVVAIINPVKEDATDFGMPKPHATANITQSTNLTSAIQIADEITQPKAEVIYEKKDKLTEVEEQSMTETNKVDSASLTAEVPLEGEKANVSTQKFEDKKDDIFGSNTSTDNPNGVDAPGEISEIHFKEVKGPEEAYMVQEKNDPSQVVAKVKDIEDKSLKDDRATLLETSKNLDCGIETADAALDGKRNLEVTEIVDGTKEDNLKNSTELESYSVVAEVVGESKVENLESEKTSLIEAFGMAGVSSELDKSSTGNEMVKEKCKNSARNKITLGEITNYAGINSDASNVFPVQDKTSEGHEVTQEKGKEAKDYECSIVKESKDESITSKENYAETVRDLDKETNVVAALGATRTMDAEKDKEGAQDEEGTENPKDENLIMTPKCADVMKVEGEAPKQDIPAKPSQRHSNNIISKLKQSLIKAKKIMMGKSPSSKNMSAKSKQEIK